Genomic DNA from Euleptes europaea isolate rEulEur1 chromosome 14, rEulEur1.hap1, whole genome shotgun sequence:
TTGTCTTTCTCCCATTGTCCACAATGGCTGAACGGCCTGAAGACCTGAACTTGCCCAATGCTGTCATAACTCGCATCATCAAGGAAGCGGTGAGTAAGGGGTGTTTGGAATCTGAgaacccagctggatcagaccaatggtccatttagtccagtgtCCTGCTCCCCACAGTAACCAAGTGTTTAGAAAGTATCAGTTTGCTTGCGAGCTGGGCAGGCAGCTGAAACAAAGGATACCACCACCCAGGACACCCGAACAATTAAATTCTGCCTTGGTATCTCTTGGCTGTAAACTGTATTTTGCAAACAAAGAAACATCTCTTTGGTCTCCTCTGTCGTCCCCCCCAGCTTCCTGATGGAGTTAACATTTCCAAAGAAGCCCGGAGTGCTATTTCTCGAGCTGCCAGTGTGTTTGTGCTGTATGCCACATCATGGTGAGTGCTACTTCTCTCAAGGTGCAGAAGTATGGATGTATGACTAGTTTACCTGAAGCGGAACTAAATTACTATTTCGGCTGTTTTTCCCAAATTTTGTTTGCCAgtgggctctgtggcagagctgttgctttgcatgcaggaagtcccactttcaatccttggcatttcctgtttaaaggatcaggcagtaactTATGAGAaagacttgagaccctggagagctgctaccagtcagagtactAACCTTGGTAGATCCATTATGCACAAGGATTGTGTCTAATGCAACTGTTGATACTGTTATATAAACTTAGTCTTGTTAGTTCAATCTGCAAAATACTAACAAAGCTTAGACACcaaggctgtgtaaccgtggtcttggaattttctttcctgacgtttcaccagcagctgtggcaggcatcttcaggggagtaacactgaaggacagtgtctctcagtgtcagtgtcttcctacacacttgacactgagacactgtccttcagtgttactcctctgaagatgcctgccgcagctgctggcgaaacgtcaggaaagaaaataccaagaccacggtcacacagcccggatagccaaCAAGagctgatgaactctgaccgtgaaagccttcgacaataatttagaTCTTGTTTACAAAGAACTGTTAAGCACTATTCTTAGAAAGATTTCTAAAAAAAATCCTGTGCCTGTGAATGATGAATTGTTAGCACTTTGCTCTTCTCTTGTAACCTCTCTTATTTAGTGCCAATAACTTTGCaatgaaggggaagaggaaaaccCTGAATGCCACAGATGTCCTCTCAGCCATGGAGGAAATGGAGTTCCAGCGATTTGTTGCCCCTCTGAAGGAATCTTTGGAAGGTAGCATGAAACTTGTCCCATTGTCCTTTTACTCTTATTTGCTGAAAATGGATTCTCCTTAACATGGGGTTGCTTCTAACATTGGTGCATTTGCTcttctagccagcatggtgtagtggttaagagtgtcggactctaatctggagaaccaggtttgattccccactcctccacatgaagcctgctgggtaaccttgggctagccacagttttcacagaactctctgagccccacctacctcgcaaggtgcctgttgttgtgggggaagggaaggcaactgtaagctgctttgagactccttatggtagagaaaagcggagtataaaaaccaactcttcttctagcttaCAGGCGTGATCAGAAAGGCAAAAAAGGAGCAGTGGAgctaaaaaagaaagacaaagacAAGAAGGAAGATTCTGAGGATCCAGATAAGAACCGGGATGATGAGAATGAAGATGAGGACGAAAGGATGGAAGAGGAGGAACAAAATGAAGAGGAGGAAGTGGATAACTGAGCAGCTCGGTGACAGACTGCCAAGGCCAGGCATCATTTGCATGTGGGAGGAATGCTGCTGCCTCACATTTTGCAGTAGACTGCCCTGCTGGTCCGTAAGGCCCTTTGCCATATTTGGGAAGCCCCAACAAAAGTCTCAGACTACAGCTGCTTGGGGCAAAACCTGTTTTGGAACAAAGTGCCAGTGATGTTGAAGAAAAGGGAGCTTCCTTCCTTTATCTGGATGGCTTATTAATGTAAAAGACTGGGTGTTCGGGATGAAGCACAAAGATATCCCCTCCTAAACTGGGAGAAACAGACATTAAACAAGTCAGCTTTGTTAATGGTGTCTGAACTCAATGGTGCTTTGGTGCATCTCTGGCCAGTTGGGGTCAGATATGGGGTATTAAATGCTCAGGTTGTGGAATAGGTGGGGCTTTTACTCAAAGAGCAGCCCACCTTGGCTTGTCTCACTCCACTTTGCATATGCTCCAGCTGTGCCTTCTCTTTTTGTCTGGAGATGCTGTTTGGGTCTTCTCCTCTTGCCCTTCATGTGCAGTGTATCCCTACTGTGGCCATCTTCCCTCACAGCTCTCATTCTCCTGATGCCTCTTCCTGATTCAGATTTGTTGCTACTGATTTCTGCCATGAACTCTCCAAAATGTGGAGAGTTAAACTGACGCTTTTCTTCTAAAGCGGTGTCATTAAAAGGACCACAAAACTAAGGCAATGTTTCTAAGTCTCAAGTTTATGAACTGCAAGGTTAGGAGAGGCTTGAGTCAGGTTGTCTGCAGGAGAATAGGTTTTCTTACCTTGTAGGTAAAGGTGTTAATCTGTTATCACAGTGTTCCCAGCAAAGGAATGATGAGTCTGAGCTAATCTCTCCCCATCCACTGGGGATGGAGTAGTTTTCTGCCACTATAGAGCTGGCATATATGGCATACGTACTCTTCCCTTTGGTATGGGGTGGTGGTGCATGTTAGGTTCCTTGTTTTGCATGTGTATCCTTTTTTGTACATCTACCATATTCATGTACCACCACCAGTATTGAAAGTATTGTCTCCATTCTGAATATAATGCAGCTATACAATTatgaaatacaggttgagtatcccttatctggactgcttgggaccagaagtggtttgTATTTTGGacttttccatattttggaatattttgaaatttttgcatatgcataatgaaatGTCTTTGGGATGAGACCCAAATCTAAAaagtgaaattcatttatgttttatatatactttatacacatagcctgaatgtacggtaattttatacaatatttttaattattttgtgtacattgaaccatcaatagCACTGCTGAAGGCCTGTGAGTAACGCCTGCCTGCTGgatcaaaaggtccagttttcagatcagtctggatagagatgtccggataagagatactcaacctgtctTTGTACAAACTAGACcctgggtccccaaccttttccagcttgtgggtacctttggaattttgacattgTGTTGTGGACACAACTCcataatggctgctgcaggaggcagaggccACCCATAAACTGTCTGGGAGTGAGATCatgcataattctaatagtaactcttcatcatttcaggcagaaactctgcTTAATaagaatgcctttttaaatgaacgtATTGTTAAGTATTTTCTTgcttacacacagcttaccttcagtaatgcagtgaagatccttgtactatggtggcagctgctgccaaagcaacttttaagaAATGTTCACAGCTGatccagtgaccaatcagaagccctgcttacAAAAGCCTCATCCGGCCCCACGCatattctaaaaacatttggcaggcgccaggaaaggtgttggtgggcactatgttggggacccctgaactagagCATCATAATCTTGTGGCTCCGCCTGTCTaatgcattcattcattcttgaTGCCTTAATCCTGCTTCTGTAGCTAGATGACATAGTTGAGGAAACTGTAATTGCAACATAACTTGCAGGGTTAGTTTAAGAGCACGTACTCCCTTTACCAGGCATGGCTTTTTCTGTAGTTCCAAAATGCCACTTTTTATCCAAATATCTTCAGAAACTATCAATATGTTATCTCAGGATCTTCAGAAAGTTTATGTTTATGGAGGGAACCAGAACATCcttgtattgtatttttttttcttaacactACAAAATGTACAGTTTGCAAACAAACTTTTCCACAGAATTTGGTATGCTAAAAGCTAACAATTTTATTTGAACAGTTAGTATATCTGTAGacaaaaattgcttttaaaaattattctaaTTGCAACCAatttttttcaaatattttcaCCTAAGATGTCATTCAAACACTTTTTGCTTCAAAAAACCTGTTTTCCATTATGTTAATGTGTTAATATTAGAACAAAAATGTGCTATTATCACCTTCCATTTACAGCTGTTCGCATACTTtggtggccatttttttcttttgttgagAATTTTGGCCTTGAAATGTCAAAATACAGCATGGCAAATGAGAGTGGTTTGCTCGCTTTTTCTgagtacattgattcatagtcagaagcaacttaacggcacttaacacacacacacacactaaatagATGTGAGAAACCGCATCTCAACCATGTTGAGTATAAATTTACACTGTACCATCCAACTATATATAAAGGTTTTAGAAGCAGCTAACTTGATTGCACAGCCTAGCCCCAAATGACTATGGGGTAGAGTGCCTGTTCTGTGCACAGAaagtcccagttcaatccctggcatctccaggtagaaGAATCTCAAGGACTTTCTCTGCCAGAGAGCTGAAGCCAGCTGGACATGATAATACTGATCTAGATGGAGCAATTAGATGCTGCAATAAAATAGATTTGCATCAACTTGGCTTGAATATGACTCCGAGAACCAAAATTTCTTAATTCCAGAGAGTAGGAGTTGGCACAATGGGCCAGCAGTACTTATCAGACTATAGGGAGAAGAGCTCaggagtgcatctaaagagtccggaaacatgatttttaaattatgtattaTCTCGCATCATGCAACAAGATGGTGTACATGGGGAGATTCCCAGGAATTCTCTAATCTAGGTACTGATCAGCTCCGACCTGCTTCACTTCAGCGAGGCTGCTAGCTCGTGCCTTCCAACCAAGTCCTGGTCCCAGTATAGGAGAGGCAAGATTTCCACATCCTGGGCTGGGTGCCGTGCGGTTGGATCAACTTAACGCTGCACTTGCCTTGTAGAAAACACAGCGGATATTTCTTATCGTGTACGCCATCATTCTGCAACTTATGAAGCAAGACTTGTATTTTTGCCAAGTCAGATTTTGCAAGTTTCCCACATTTTgattttctccccaacagagacCTGAACAGGCGTACAACATTGttttgctctcctccattttattctcacaagaacaatcctgcgaggtaggttaaactgagaaagAATAagaatggaggtgggggggggggaatgaaacccaTCCTAAAAAAcaggttgggtacccaaggttgggtgggataaataaaatgatagtgaaaatatttttttaaggctCTACATCAAGataaaagttattttttaaaatagttaaaacagcacaatggcatttcctaaggttgatatgcTGTAACCACACGCCGGACAcattttggccttcctcagtgctcAGTTGAAACCCACTGTACAAATCTGGCTGTAACACAGCCCTGTTGAGCAGAGATGTGGAACATGAGTGGTGGGAAGCAGCATGAAAGGGAGGCCTTGCATGTATTTGTTAGCCTTCCAGGACAACTAGTGAGCTGCTGCGTGAAACAACTTGCTAGCCTAACCGTTTATTCAATAATAACATATAAGAAAAATGTAAAACTATAAGTGCTCgttatttgtattttttgtatctttgtatttttgttttgttttttagttatgtgatttataatttgtgatgtttttatatatattttactttaaaaaattaataaaaatatattaaaaaaacaaaacaaaacaacaattatatttaaaaaacaaaacaaaaaaaacaagcacCGATCCCATCCGCAGACCTGAAATTAACCAGCAGATAATTGTGGCCCCCGAGAACGTGCAGAGTGCGTTTTTCTCATCGTTGACTTAGCGTATCCAGCAAGAAATTCAGGAGGAGGTCTTCCAGGTCAGAGGGTCCTCCTGACAAAACCAACCGCCGTGATCTGAATCGCAGGATGTCGCGAGCCCGGCGACGGTGCCAGGAGCTGCGCGCCAACAACCGAGCAAAGCCCCCGCGGGGCAAGCCTGGCGCCGAGCGGCTCGCGGGACGGGGCGGGGCCATGCAAATAAGGGGAGGGATCGCAGGGGTTGCTGGGAAAACCGCTTGTGTTCCTCCTTTCCACGCGCGGACGGCCCTCTGTGCGCAAGGACGAGTTCCTAGCAGCGGGTGAGCCGGCTTGCGGGGTGGGTCGGGTCCCCTTGAGCGCGTTGGTGAGGCTCCcgggccattgatgcacgggaggtctcgccttggatttTGGCCGCTgtgcagatgcacattttccccacctgaattctccaAACGGTGCATGGGGGAGTtctttttggccatttattcaaggaaggttttgcattggatttgccactctttagatgcacttccctccccccatccatattctcaaaactcaacaataagcccccgtgcagagttttaagaattcagatggggaaaatgtgcatctagagcagtggttcccaacctttttttgaccagggaccactaggacttttttgttcggtgcagggaccccaaggttcaaaataaaaattctgagaatttgaaaataaactttaatcataactgttagttaaacattaaacttagaataatatttgaatgtatattaTATTTGAATTATATTTGAATTTGAAATATAtgaattatatttttataatagagaacttttaattgaaaatattaatttattatgggtttataactttgtttcgcggaccttaatttagttctcgcggacccctgggggtccacggacccctggttgggaaccagtgatctagagagtgacaaatccaatgcaaaaccgtttatgaataaatggcctttgagttttgagaatgcggatctggaaaatgtgcaccttgatgacggcaaatcccaggcgaaacctcccatgtattgtaacagtggcccaaaagatctcccggtaataattggcatcgagactgctagggaagctgggggaagggaTGTCTACCTAGATGCAGGCTTgctgctctctgtgtgctttaagtaagtgggttaagagtcatggagtgtcagagtgaacgataaacaatgctagggagaaactgggtgaaactgtcctgagtcgcctttctgtctgtaatacaatcagctatgcataacttgttgatgtatcgtcataacttgaatctggatcaatatctcccccccccccagtataatcgggactcagagatttccgCCCATTAGGGCCTCCGAGtcagcagctgccagaataaactctTTTCTTGAAATAACAGTTCAGGTCTCTGTTTCCCCCACGAACCTCTGGTTTACCATATCAGTATCAatgcagaaggaagaaaagacattcggtggaagatccagactttgtgcccgcgGCTGGGGTTAAAAggctaaaaattataaggagaaggagtggggctagggagggggatggaagggaatgagaaaagtacgttatacaaacaatgtatgtagaataagaaatatatatttgaaaattgtataaaaagcaatttttaaaaattgccgaGTTTCCGGAAAGACGCGCGGTCAATGCTGGTTTGCCGTGGGTGGGGGGCGAGGTCCGCGCCTGGACGGCGACCTTGGTCCCGAGCGTGTTTCTCTTCCCCCGTTGCATCTTGCACCTCTCTGGCCGGTGCCACTGCAAATGGGAGCGCCCCGGCCCTCCCATTTGCAGTGTATGTAGCAATTCCTGTAGACTTTTACAGCGTGGGAAAGGCTGTTGTATATATCTCACACATTATTTCAGTTTGGTTACATATCTTTCCATAATTCATGTATTTTCTTTATCTGTTAGTAAGTTCTCATTTTCCTGTTATGGTGTTCATGTTATAGTGTTATATTTCCTTGTCTCACCTCTATATATTACTGACGTCGTAATTCTCAACGTTAGTATTCTTATATTGATTATCTTAAACAAGTTATCAGTCTATGCAATCATTAAACCATGAATATAGGACAAAAGACACCTGACTCTAATCTTCTTATCTAACCCTTCGCTGTTTCCAGGTGTTCTTCACACACATCTGGCTAGCGTTAAATCTTTTAGAAAAAGGGAGGGCTTAAGCTTGCTCAGAAAGCCCATTCTCTGCCATCCAGAACAGCTGGCTTAATTCAGATATCACGCTGAGCCAGGGCTAGGCCTAATCATCATGGGTGGCCCCAAATCCCCCCCACCTGATCGGCATCGAGCCCAGCTCGCGAGGGGTCAATGATAGGCTCACTGGGGGCAAAGTTGGCGGAGGAGTGTGTTGGGGGCGTTCCTGGTAGCTTCTTGGGGAGTGGGGACCGGCGGCTTGGTGGTTCCGGATCTCGCCTGCCCCCCGAATGAAGCCGGGCTTGTGAGTGCCGCAGCATTGTATTGTTACAAACCGGATTTTAGGCACCTTGACTTGGAAGTAGGCCTTCCTGGATTCCGAGGGATTTACTCGCTTTGTTGAGGCTTAAGACTTGCGTTCACATGCTGGGTAATAACCGTAGCTCTCTGCAATGGTTAACCTTTTCGTGGATTGCGTGTTAACAAAGCGAGAGGTTGCGTCTTCATGGCTTTGGGAGCAGGTCTACTCCGAATCCTACTggggtctattcagtggggcttactcacaggaGAGCATTTTTTTTAGGCTTGCACAGTTAATTACTCAGCATTCCGTGTCTTGCGGTTGAAAGTATATGCCCGTTGTGCAAACTAGTTGCAGTTAAACACATGATGTGCCCTGGGGTAAGAAGGTGGAGATGCAAAAGTGGCATTTGATCTGTGACAGATTAGCTGCGTGCGTGAGCCCTGCGCCAGCTTCTCTCTTTTCCCTCTCCAATTCTACCTGGAAAGCAAGATATGACGAATTTCTAAAGTGAAAGGTGCACTGAATGAATACTCCTAGGTGTTTGTTCTGAGGGCAACAGTGAAGCCCAGGACTGCACATGAGTGCCTAGGAACATGTTCCAAATTAAAGCCAGaaacaaacgggttgaaattaaatcaaaagagtttccgtctagacattaggaagaattttctaacagttagagcggttcctcagtggaacagacttcctctggaagtggtaagtgctccttccctggaggtttttaaacagaggctagatggccatctgtcagcagtgctgattttacaatcttaggcagatcatgagagggagggcatcttggccatcttctggcatggagtaggggtcactgggggtgtgtgggggaggttgttgtgaatttcctgcactgtgcagggggttggactaagatgaccctggtggtcccttccaactctgtgattctaaagcCGCTGTGCTTGGTGGCTGTTTGTGTATTTCAGAATCTCTTCACCCTGAACCCTGCTGGTGAGATCTTACAATGCAGCTGGAGTCTCTCTTGCACAGTGGCTATTTCCACCCCGTGCTTCGCTCGTGGCAGACGTCGGCCACTGCTTTTGATGCCACCAATCTCATCTACCCCATCTTTGTCACGTAAGTCAGATGCACAAGTGAGTTCATGGAAGGAGGGGAATGTATACTCTTAACATAGGGCTCTGCATACGTTATCTTGTAATTCATACAGCAGCCGATTAAGTTAGGCCAGTATTATCATCCCCTTATTGCAGATGGGGGCGGGATTAGGGGGTCAGAGAGAGCGGCTTTGGCCATCAAGCCAATTCATGGCAGAGATTAAATTTGAACGAGGGACTGTCTGGTTAGCTACTACAGAACGACGGTTCAACTAGAACTCAGATGTTGGGTTTGCTGCACACCAAACCGTACTACTGCCTTGTTCAAGCATACattggagatattgtgggttcagCAAATACCGCAATAAAGTGAGACGcaccaaaaaaaaatgtttcccggTGCATGTAAAAGTTGCGTTtgcactatactgtagtctattaagtgtgcagtaGTATTATGTCTAAAAAGCAATGTACTGTAatgataatgaaaaagtttgaaatgatGGAAGAAGTACCAgcatgtgacacagagacacggaGTGAGCACAATGCTTGTGGGAAAATGGCCCTAGTAGACTTACTTGAAAACGCAATATCTGTGAGGTGCAATAAAACGAGGTGTGTCTCTAGTGAGAGGTATTGAAGTAGGCAGCACCTGCTTTTTCAGAGGAGCAAAGCACCTGAGTTGCTGTAAGTAGCCTGCTGGTTGCTGTCACTGAAGGGGTCAGAAGTCCTTCAGTTTACCATCAGCAGGAATCATTCAGACTGAAGGGGGAACCTCTTGGCTCTGCTTCCTTGAGAGAGAAGCACTGTGGCCAGAGCTCATGTCACATCCTGCctgtgcagccccttcctgctcCCCAAGGCACCTGGCCGTTGCTGTGTTGTGTGAGATAGCTGCAAAACGACTTTCTCTGGCGGTGCTGAAGGCTGCCAAACTTTTCCGCTTCCCTGACTTGCTTTCAGCCTGAGCCAAGAGCACAGGCCGTACCAGGCGCCTCTAAACTGTTCGTCTTTGTCACTTGTTTAACCTTTTCAGGGACAGCCCTGATGCCGTGGAGCCCATTCCCAGCCTGCCTGGCCAGGCCCGGTAAGTAACTCAAGGCCTCTTTTCATGGGCATGTGGATTCCCAGTAGATGCATCCCACGTGGCTCCGGTTGTTCTGGGGCTCCCGGCTtgcaggaagttttggaggaagAAGGCTTGGAAATGGTCATGAGGTTTGAGGACATTTTTCTGTCAAACCTGTTTGTTTACCAGATGTACACATGGGGCAGGGGCACTTGACGGGCATCGAGACACACAGTGCCCGTCTACAAAACAGCCAAGGCATCATTTTTCTGGGCATGGCACAAACTTGAAACACGTGCCCTGCTGCCATCCCATAATACAATCTCATGA
This window encodes:
- the POLE3 gene encoding DNA polymerase epsilon subunit 3 gives rise to the protein MAERPEDLNLPNAVITRIIKEALPDGVNISKEARSAISRAASVFVLYATSCANNFAMKGKRKTLNATDVLSAMEEMEFQRFVAPLKESLEAYRRDQKGKKGAVELKKKDKDKKEDSEDPDKNRDDENEDEDERMEEEEQNEEEEVDN